In the Streptomyces sp. SJL17-4 genome, GCACTGCGCGAACGCGGCCGGCCGGTCCTCCGCGGGCAGCCGCGCGAACTCCTCCCGCTCCCGCGGGTGCAGGCTGTCCGCCACGAGGTCCGACACCTCGGCCTCCGGGTGTTCCTCGACGTCCACGCCCACGGGCGTCGCGGCGATACCGACGAGCGCCAGGTCCCCGCTGTGCGAGAGCGAGAAGTGGAACCCACCGCCCCGCACGGCCGGCCGGCCGTGCGGACCGGCGCAGACGGGGCAGTCCTCCCTGAAGAACTCCACCTTGTCCGCCCGTACCCCCAGGTAGTGCCCGAGCAGACGCCGCAGCCCGCCGTGCGCGGCGAGGTACCGGGCCCGGTGGTCCGCCCGTATCAGGGCCTGCCACCGTCGGCGCTCCTCGGCGTCCAGAAGGGCGGGTGCGCCCGGGTCCTCCGCCAGGGGCAGCAGCCAGAGCGCCATGGTTCCGTCGGCGACGGGCGGTACGTCCGAATGCGGCGTGTCGCCGGCGCGCAACACCCGTACGGGGGTGATCTCCAGGGTCATGCCACCATTCTGCACCGGTCGCGTCCGACCGCTCGGCCGACTTCCCCGCAGAGGGCGGCCGAGCGGTCGGATGTCCTCGGGCAGCCCGCCCGTGCGCGCTCAGCCCGTGGCCGCGCCGAACCACGTCGGCAGGTGTTCGAGCAGCTCCTGCTGGTCCTCGCCGACCCAGGCCACATGGCCGTCCGGTCGCAACAGGACCGCGGGCACGTCGAGTTCGCCGCTGACCTGGACGACGTGGTCGACCCGGTCCGCCCAGCCCTCGACCGAGAGCCGGCCGGTCTGGTCGAGGAGCAGTCCGCGACCCTCGTGCATCCGCTCGTAGAGACGCCCCTGCTTCAGCTCCAGGTCACGCATCCGCTTGCCAAGGAGTTCGTTCCCCTCGCCGAAGTCGTAACGCACCGAGATCGCCGTGATCTTCTCGATGAGGTACCGGTTGACGTCCTCGAACTCCACGAGTTCCGCGAGCAGTCGGCGCACCGCCTGCGCACCGGGCTCGGTCGACATCAGCTGGATCTGGGCACGGGTGTTGTCCAGGACGTCCGTGGCCACCGGGTGCCGCTCGGCGTGGTAGCTGTCGAGAAGCCCCTCGGGCGCCCAGCCGGCGACGGCGGCGGCCAGCTTCCAGCCCAGGTTGAACGCGTCCTGGATACCGAGGTTGAGGCCCTGCCCGCCGGTCGGCGGGTGGATGTGTGCCGCGTCGCCCGCGAGGAACACCCGGTCGACCCGGTACCGCTCGGCCTGCCGGGTCGCGTCGCCGAACCGGGAGAGCCAACGCGGCGAGTGCGCACCGAAGTCCGTCCCGGCGATCGCCCGCAGCTGCTCCTTGAACTCGTCGAGCGTCGGCGCGGTCGAGCGGTCCTCGGCCACCCCCTCGGCGGGCACGACGACCCGGAAGACCCCGTCCCCCAGGGGCATGGCACCGAACCGCAGTTGGGTCTTGCGGACCTCGGTCATCACCGCGGTCAGCTCCTCCTGCGAGACGGTCAGCTCCATCTCGCCCAGCAGCGTCTCCACCCGGGACGGCTCACCGGGGAACGCGACGCCGAGCAGCTTGCGCACCGCGCTGCGGCCGCCGTCGCAGCCGACGACGTACCGCGCGCGGAGCTCCTCGCCGTCGGCCAGTTCGACGGTCACGCCGTCCGCGTCCTGGCTCAGGCCGACCACCTCGCAGCCGCGGCGGATCTCGGTTCCGACCTCGGTCGCGTGCTCGGTCAGCAGCCGCTCGGTCACCTGCTGCGGAATGGCGAGAACGTACGAATGGGCCGTGTCCATGCCCTCCGGCCAGGTCTTGCCGAGCCCCGCGAAGAAGCCTCCGACCGCGATCTGGTTCCCGAGCCCGAGGAACCGCTCCAGCAGACCGCGCTGGGCCATCACCTCGATGCTGCGCACGTGCAGCCCCTGCGCGCGCGACTGCCGGGTCGGCTCCGCCTCCTTGTCCAGTACGAGCACGTCGACGCCGTGCAGCCGCAGCTCTCCGGCCAGCATCAAGCCGGTCGGGCCGCTGCCCACCACGATCACGTCACACAAGAGAACCGCCCCGTTTCGCTAGATTGCGTCCAGCCAGCCGCCGGTCGCGGGGCACTTGGCCCCGAGAGCGTATCGATCTTGCGAAAACGTTGATTTCCGCAGGTCACTGGCTACGGCTGGAGATTCTGCACCACGACGGGGGCCTTGCCGCAAGGCCCCCTGTGCGCTATACATTGAGAGTGGCGAGGAGACGTTTCAGCTCCTTGCCTTTTTCCTTTTCTCCTTCGTGGTCAGGCGACGGGCGGCTCTCCTGAGGTCCGCGCGGGCGTCCACGCGGCGGCCGCGGTCGACTCGCCCGACCACTCGCGTGTTACTGGTTGGTAGGGCATGCTGGCGGCAACCATCCACACGGCCGGGGGCTGAGGTAGCGGTGACGACTTTCGAAGAACGGGCCACGGTGCACGCCTTCCGGGACGACGCGCTGGGCGAGCACGACGCCGTCGGGCTGGCCGCGGCGATACGGCGGGGCGAGGTCAGCGCCGCCGAGGTCGCCCGGGACGCGGCCGCGCGCGTGCGGGAGGTCGAGGACCGGCTCCACGCGGTCCAGGTGTACATCGACGCCCCCTCGTTCGCCACCGGCCCCGGCGCCTTCGCCGGAGTGCCGACCTTCGTCAAGGACAACACCGACTACCTGGGGCTGCCCACCGGTCACGGCAGCGCGGCCTTCACCCCGCGCCTCGCCCGGCGTCACGCGCCCTTCACCCGCCAGCTCCTGAGCAGCGGCGTCACGGTCCTCGGCAAGACCCGGCTGCCCGAGTTCGGATTCAGCCCCGCCACGGAGTACGAGGCCGCCGAACCGGTCCGCAACCCGTGGAACACCGGCTGCTCGGCGGGCGGTTCGTCGGGCGGCAGCGCGGCGCTCGTCGCCGCGGGCGCGGTGCCGATCGCCCACGCCAACGACGGCGGCGGGTCGATCCGCATCCCCGCCGCCTGCTGCGGTCTTGTCGGCCTCAAGCCGACCCGCGGCCGGGTCGTGACGAACCCGCAGAGCCGCCAACTCCCCCTGGACATCGTCTCCGACGGCATCGTGAGCCGTTCGGTACGGGACACCGCCGCGTTCCTCGCCGCCGCCGAGACCCACTGGCGGAACCCGAAGCTGCCGCCCCTCGGTCTGGTCGAGGGACCGTCCGAACGGCGCCTGCGCGTCGGGTTCCTGATCGACTCACCGAACGGTGTCCACGCCGACCCCGCGACCCGGGCGGCCGTCATGGACACCGTCGCGACGCTCGAACGGCTCGGCCACACCGTGGAGCCGGTCGAACTCCGCCTCGACCCGCGGTTCACCGACGACTTCCTCACGTACTGGGGCATGCTGTCGTTCCTCATCGGCGTCACGGGCCGGACCTTCGGTCCGGACTTCGACCGGCACCGGATGGACGGCCTCAGCCGGGGACTGCGCGAGGACTACGTGAAGAGCTGGCGGCGCACGCCGGGCGTGCTGCGGAGGCTGAAGCGGACGAGGGAGGCGTACGCGGCGGCGTTCCGCGGACTCGACCTCGTCCTCACCCCCGTACTGGCGCACACCACGCCGCGGATCGGTCACCTCAGTCCGACCGTGCCGTACGCGACGCTGGTCGAGCGGATCCTCGCGTACGTCGCCTTCACACCGGTCAACAACGTCGTCGGGACGCCGTCGATCTCGGTCCCCGCGGCGAGCGCCACGGAGGACGGGCTGCCCATCGGCGTCATGTTCTCCGGCCGCCCCGGCAGCGAACGGACGCTGCTGGACGTCGCGTACGCGCTGGAGGCGGACCGCCCGTTCCGGCGTATCCAGGACGTCTGATCAGCCGTCGCCGCCGAGGGCGCGCAACAGCTGTGCCTTGTTCATCTTCGAGCGGCCGTCGATATGACGGCGCTTGGCCTCTTCGTAGAGCTGGTCGTACGTGCGCCCCTGGGCGCCGCTGTGAGAGCGCCGGCCACCGCGCTCGCCGGACGACATGTCCTCCCGGGACAGCCGGCTCGACGTCTCGGCCTCGCCGTGCCGGGCCCGTTCCTTGTTCACGGTGCGGGCGGCGATCTCCTTGGCGCGCTTCTCGCTCTCGCCGCGCTCCTCCGCGCTCTCCTTGATGTGCTCGTACTGCCGTTCCCGCTTCGGGCTGGATCCGCGAGGCATGACGTGCTCCTTCCCGCCTGCGCCGATTTCCGCATGCGCCGGTCCGCTCGGTTCGCTCACGCGCCGAGCGGTTCTCCGGTGCGGATACCCGCCGCCTCTCCCCGCACTCCCCTCACTCCTGCTTCTTCGCGGTGTGCCGGGTGCGGGCCCACAGCGGCAGGGCGAACCAGCACAGCAGGTACCAGACCAGGACCCCGGCCACGAGCCACGGCACGATCGCGTTGTCGGTCGCCACGCGGAGGATGAGGATGAGCGCGCTGGTGAGGGTGGCGACCAGGAGCAGGATCCCGATGAAGGTCAGCCGGGACGCCCACATGACCGCCGCGGGTTTGATCCGCCGACCGGCCACGAGGCGGTGGAAGGAGACCGGGCCGATGAGCGCGCCGGTGGCCAGCGAGCCGAGAACCACCGTCAGGATGTAGATCGCCTTGTCGGCCGACCCGAGGCTCTCGTACCGGGGAGTGAACACCACCGTCAGGAGGAAGCCGAGGAGGATCTGGACGCCGGTCTGGACCACCCGGATCTCCTGCATGAGGTCCTGCCACTGCCGGTCGGCACGCTCGTCCGCGGTCTCGTCGCGCCCGCGAGCGGCTTTCCCGCCCGCGCGCGTTCCGTCCTCGTCGCCGCGCACGTCACCCGCGCCTCGACGAGCGGTTTCCTCGCCTCCGCGCGCGGTCTCCCCGCCTCCGCGCATGCTCTCCTGGCCATCCGGCCGCCCCTCGGCCAGCCCCCGTCCGGTCTCGCGGTCAGTCATCCGTCTCACCTTCCGGTTCCGGTTCGAGGGGCCCGCGCGGGGCCGGGGCCGTACGACACGTCTTCCCTGCCCGGCCCGTCGCAGCCGTTCCGCCGCGGATCTTCGTCGCATCACACGACAGCCCGGTCGCGGGCGGCTCGGTCGACCACGGCGCGTACTCCACGCGGCCGGAGGGCTTCCGCTCGCCGTGCCCGGAGCCCTCGGCGTATCGTCGGCCACAGCTCGGAATTCTGCGCCGACGGGAACCGGAGTGCCGGATGCCAAGGGATGCGACAGGGACGGGTGACGCCGGGCTCGGCGGCCCACGCCTGACGGCCGGGGTCCGGTGGAGCGGCGCCACGGCCGTCGTCACGGTGGCGGGGGAGCTCGACCGCGACACGCAGGAGCCCCTGCGCACGGCGCTGACCGAGGCCCTGGACCGGCATCCCGAACGGACAGTCGTGGACTGCGGACGACTGACGTTCTGCGACTCGACCGGGCTCAATCTGCTGCTCACGACACGACTGGACGCGATGGAGTCCGGCAGCCGGCTGGAACTCGCCGCGCTGCGCCCGCCCGTCGCCCGGGCCTTCGACATCACCGGCGTCGTGGCGGTCTTCACGGTGTACGACGAGCTGCCCGCGGACCTGGCCGAGGAGGAGCACCCGTGAACGCGACGCGGCACCGGGCGCGGTGGAGGCAGGGATGAGTGAACCGGTCCGGTCCAGGGGGCAGATCAGACGGCTCGTCCTGCGGAGCGGGGAGTCGGTGGTCGCACGGTGCCGTGACTTCTGCCGGGTGGCGCTCACCGACTGGGACTGGCCCGGTCCGCCGGAGGGCACCGGCCTCACGGCGGAGGAGCGGGACTTCGCGATCGAGGACGTGCTCCTGATCGTCTCGGAGGCCGTGACCAACGCCTGCCTGCACGCGGGCGGCCCCACGGAGCTGGTCATCCGGCTCGCCCCCGCCGAACCGCGGAGCGACGATACGGAGACCGGCGCGGAGACCGGGACGGCCGGAGACCTACGGATCGAGGTGAACGACCGGAGCAGCCGGATTCCGGTCTTCCGCCCACGGGGTGCGCCGGGCCAACCGGGCGGCAACGGCCTGATAGTGATCGACCGGCTCGCGCGTGCGTGGGGAGCCGTCCCCAGGGAGGCGGGCAAGTCCTTCTGGGTGGAGGTGGCGGCCCCGGTCCCGGCGAACGGGCCGGCGCTCGATCCGGAGCCGTCGCGGGCGGCGTCGGGCCGTGGAGGCCCCCGTGGGGGTGATGGCGCGACCCTGGACGGCGGCCCGTGACGTGCGGCCGTCGAGCGGCCGCCGTGCGGCCCCGGCCCCCGGTCCTACCGGTGCGGTGCCGACGTGGTCGCGACGGTCGGGACGGTCGCGGTCGGTGGCTCGTCCGCCGTCAGGGCTGTCCGCAGACCGCCGAGGATGCGGCTGAGGAGACGCGACACGTGCATCTGTGAGAGGCCGAGGCGTTCGCCTATCTCCGCCTGGGTCAGCTCGTCGCCGAACCGCAGCGCCAGGATCGCGCGGTCGCGCGAGGAGAGGGCGGCGACGAGCGGCTTGAGCGCCTCCAGGTTCTCGATCTTCTCGAAGGAGTCGTCCTCGCTGCCGAGGCAGCGTGCGAGCATGCCGGGGCCGCCGTCCTCGTCGTCCACGGGAACGTCGAGCGAGCGACTGGAGAATCCGTTCGCGGCGACCCGGCCTTCGCACAGTTCCGCCTCGGTGATGTGGAGGCGGTCGCCGAGCTCGGCGGCCGTCGGCGGGCGACCCAGCTCCTGTTCGAGGGCGTCGTTCGCCTTGGCCAGGTCCAGGCGCAGTTCCTGCAGCCGGCGCGGTACGTGGACGCTCCAGCTCGTGTCCCTCAGATGCCGCCGTATCTCACCGAGCACGGTCGGCAGGGCGAAGGACATGAACTCGTTGCCCCGCTCGGGGTCGAACCGGTTGATCGCCTTGATCAGACCGACGGTGCCGACCTGGACGATGTCCTCCCAGGACTCGTTGGAGTGGCGGAAGCGGGTCGCGGCGTACTTGACCAGACTGAGGTTCAGCTCGACGAGGGTGTTGCGTACGTACGAGTAGTCCGCCGTGCCCTCCTCGAGCACGCTCAGCCGCTCGAACAGGGCGGACGAGAGAAGGCGGGCGTCCGAGGTGCTCACCGCCAGGGGATCCGCGATCTCAGGGAGCCCGGCCGGCGGCTCGGGACCGTGCCGGACCGGCCGGCGGTCGCTCGGCAGGGAGTGGCGGTCTCGTGAGACGGCCTGGTCGCGGCTCCGGACGGTGGTGGTGCGGTGGTTCGACATGAAGGCTCCTCGTGCGAGGTCCCTCTGGCTTCATACCCGCTCCCGCACCCCACAAGCGACGTGGCGTGGCCGACGGAGGGGAGAAGGCGGGAGAAGGCAGGGGAATACGGAGGGAATGCGGGGGAATACGAACGGATCGTCGGGGCAGGGGCCCGTTGAAACGCCCGGGGGAAGCGGGGCGGGGCGCGGAGCGGGGCCGAAGGAGCGCGGGGGACGAACAAGGACTGGGTGGGAAGAACAGTGACCACAGGGCATCGCACGGAACAGCCCCCGCCGGACGGGATCCGGCCCCCCGTTCCGCATGACGCCGCCGAGGCGCGCGCCAGGGTGGCGGCGGTGCTGGAGGTGGCCGCGGCGGGGGAGCGCGGCCCGCAGTCCACCACCGCCGTCGGGGACGCGCTGCTCGTGACGTCCGAGCTGGTGACCAACGCGCTGCGTCATGCGGGAGGTCTCACCGGATTCGCCGTGGAACTCCACCAGGGCGCGGTGACGATCACCGTCGCGGACGCGAGTGACGAGCTGCCGCACACCGGAGACGGCCGTGGGGCGGATGGGGTGGCGGATCGGGCCTCCGGGCTGACGGAGGGTGGTTTCGGGTGGTCCCTGGTCAGGTTGCTCGCCCAGGAGATCAGACTGTCGCTGCCGCCGGAGGGCGGCAAGATCATCGAGGTGCGGTTGCCGCTTCATTGAGGCCGTCCCGTCTTCGGCGGCGAGAAGAGTTCTCCCGTGCCGGTCAGCTGGAGCAGGCGGGTCATCCGCGGGCTCACGGGGCCGAGAGCGAGGGGTGTGAGGGGCGCGAGGGAGTCGCCTCCGCCGTCGGGGCGACGAGGGGCGGCCCACGAGGCCCATGCCGCCCATGCGGCCCGCGCCGCCCACGAGGCCCGCGCGGTCAGGAAGGCGCGCAGACCGGCGCAGTCGCAGAAGGTGACGGCCGCGAGGTCGAGCGTGACGCCTTCCGGGTGGGCGTGCAGCGCGGCGAGCAGGCTCCGGTGGAGCTGCGGGGCGGTGACGCTGTCGATCTCGCCGCTGACGACGACGGTGCCGTCCGGCGTGACCTCCACGGTCATCTGTGCGTCCGGGCCGATCGCGGGCGCCAGAGGGTCGGTCTTCCCGGCGGGCGACCGGAGATCGGTGGAGCGGTCTGGAAGGGGGTGCACGGTGAGCTCCCAGTGGCCAGCCAAACCTGGTCTTTCGAGACTTATCGTCCTCTTCCTCGTGTAACCCGTCAATCATTACACGAGAAAAATTTCCGGTCTTGCGGCTCGTGATTAAAACGTCGCATAATGGGGTGTATGAGTGACCTTTCAGGCGATCGTCAGTCGTGGACCTTCCTGACGAATCACGCCCGAGTGCTCGTGGTGATCGCCAGAGATCCCGGCGTACGCCTGCGTGATGTCGCCGCCGCGTGCGGGGTGACCGAGCGAACGGTGCAGGGGATCGTCGCCGACCTGGAGGCCGCCGGATACCTGACGCATTCGCGGGAGGGCCGGCGCAACCGCTACCGCCTGGCCCCCGGCAAGCGATTCCGGCACCCGCTGGAGGGCGACTACGAGATCACCGGCCTCCTGGACCTGCTCAAGGCGGCCCCGAACGACGGCGGCCACGTGGCCCGCACCGGGACGATCGACACCGACTCCCGGTCGCGCGTCGACTCCTGAGGAGTGCCTGCCGAGTCTCCCTCAGCCGGTGCCGGCCGGCACTTCGTCAGCCGTGTAGGCCGGGCCTCCGCTAGCCGTTGAGGAACTCGGCGCACCGGTAGGGGCCGAGGGCCGGGCCTTCCGGCTGGCGCAGCGTGACCTCCACGTCGTCGGCCCTGACCTTCGGATCCAGCACGGACTGGGCGCGGGCGAGCGTGCACACCAGCTGCCCCGTGCCCTGGTCCCGGCCCGTCGGCGCGTACGGGTCCTCCAGGCGCACCGTGACCTGCGCGCCCCGGCCCGTCACCGTGTAGCCGCCGAGCTCGACGAGGTTGGTGAGGCCGTCACGCTGTTCCGCGGGCGGCGGGCCGTCCGCGAGCAGCTTCACCACCGAGCCGAGGTTCTCGATCTCCCGGTCGAGTACGGGAACACCCCGCAGCCCGCTGTCCGACGCGTAGTACAGCCGGATCCCGCGCGTCAGCCCGGTCGCAGGCTCGCCCGCCCCTATCACCCCCGTCGGCTGCACACCGCACCCCACCAGGGCGACCCCGAGGACGGAGACCAGCACTCCCGCGCGTACCTTCATTCCGCGTCCTCTCCCGTACGCCGCAGGGGCAGCCACAGGGTGAACACCGCTCCGCCCTCCGGTCCTTCGGCGACGTCGATCGTGCCGCCGTGCAGCCGCGCGTTCTCCAGGGCGATCGCCGTCCCGAGGCCGCTGCCCTGTCCGCCGGTGTCGGCCGCGCTCCGCGTGCGGGCCGCGTCCGCCTTGTAGAACCGGTCGAACACCCGCTCCCGTGCCTCCGGCGGCAGCCCCGGGCCACGGTCGGCGACCTCCACGGTCACCCACTCGCCCCCGGCCACGGCGACGTCCGCGCTCGGCGTCGTCCTCGTCGCCCTCGTGGTCCGCGCCGCCCCCGCGACCGCCGTCGTCGTCCGCGTTCGCGTCCTCGTGCCGAGGGTCACGGTGACCGGCGGCGCTCCGTGCCGGAGCGCGTTGCCCACCAGGTTCGCCACGATCACATCGACGCGGCGCCGGTCGACCACGGCCCGTACGCCCTCGTCGAGACGGACCTCCACCCGCTCGGTCCAGCCGCGCAGCGCCAGGGAAGCCCGTACCGTGTCGGCGAGATCGGTCTCGGCCGCGTTGAGCCGGATCGCGTTCGCGTCGAAGCGGGAGATCTCCATCAGGTCCTCGACGAGCCGCGAAAGCCGCGCCGTCTCCGCGCCCACCGTGCGGGCCGCCCGCGCGGCGTCCGGGGGCAGCTGGTCGGCGTCCTCCTCCAGGACCGTCGCCACCATCGTCATCGCCGCGAGGGGCGTCCGCAGTTCGTGCGACACGTCCGCGACGAAGCGGCGCGCCTTCGCCTCCTGCTCGCGCAGGCGCGTGTCGGAGGCCTGCAGGGCGTCCGCCGTGTCGTTGAACGTCCTTGCCAGATCAGCGAGTTCGTCGTGTCCCGAGACCGCGACCCGGCTCCCGAGGTCACCCTCCGCGAGCTCACGCGTGGCCCGCCCCAGCTTCCGTACGGGGCGGAGGACCGTTCCGGCGGCGAGCAGCGCCAGGACGGCGGCCAGCACCACCACCGGCAGGATGCCCGCCCGCACGGAGTCCAACAGGGCTGCGGTGTCGTCGCGTTCGGCGCGGAGATCGGTGATCGCGAAGACCTCGAGGCCGGAGAAGCGACGATCCCCGTCCGCGTACGTCACGGGCATGCCGACCACCAGATACGGCTCGTCCCGCCACATCACCCGCTGGAACCGGGTTCCGTCCCCGGCCCGCACCGCGGTCCGCAGCGCGACGGTGATCCGGCCGCCCGTGTCGGCGAGGGGGTCGGACACCGCGACGAGGTCCTGGTAGCGGGCCACGACGATCCGGGCGCCGAGGCCCTCCGAGACCTTCGCCGCGAACCGGGCCAGCGACCGCTGGTCCGGCGGCAGGTCGAAATCGGCCGCGACCGCGGTGACCCGCGTCCGTACGTCGTTCACGGCGGCGTCCTGCGTACGCCGGAGGACCGCGGTCCGCGCGTCCCGGTAGGCGAGCGCGGTCGCGGTCACCGCGCTGATGAGCGCGACGACGACGAAGGTCACGACGAGCCGGGTCCGCAACCCTCCGACGAGCCGCCGGGAGCGCCGCTTCGGGGGGTCCCCGGCGGGCCCGGAACCGCCGGCCCGGCCGGTGTCTCCGGTCCTGCTCACAGCGGCCCGAAGCGGTAGCCGAAGCCCCGCACGGTCTGGACGTACCGAGGCTTCGCGGGTACGTCCTCCAGCTTCGCCCGCAGCCGTCCGACCGCGGCGTCCACCAGCCGGGAGTCACCGAGGAAGGTGTGCTCCCAGACCGAGGCGAGGAGCTGCTCGCGGCTGAACACCCGGCCGGGCGAGGCGGACAGTTCGAGGAGCAGACGCAGTTCGGTGGGCGGAAGGGGGATCAGGACGCCGTGTTTGGTGACGGTGAGACCGGCGCGGTCGATCACCAGGCCGGCGGAGTCGGCGGCGGCCGACCGTCGGGCACCCGCCGATCCGGCCGATCCGGCCGATCCCGCCGCTCCTGCGGCTCCCGACGGCTCCGCGCGCCGCAGTGCGGCCCGGATGCGGGCCTCCAGGACGGGCGCGGTGACCGGCTTGACCACGTAGTCGTCGGCGCCGGCCTCCAGACCCGTCACGATGTCGTGGTCGTCCCCGCGCGCGGTCAGCATGATGACCGGAAGCGTGGTCGTCCGGGCACGGATGCGGCGGCACACCTCGAATCCGTCCATCCCCGGCAACATCAGGTCGAGGACGGCCAGCTCGACCTTCTCCCCGTCCGGGGCGTCGAGCAGCGCGAGCGCCTCCTCGCCGGTGGCCGCCGTGTCGACGTCGTACCCGTGCCGGCGCAGCACGAGCTCCATTCCGTCCCGTACGGACGCGTCGTCCTCGATGAGCAGTACATGCGGCATGCCGTCGATTATGGGTGCCGCGAGGGCCCGCCCATCGCCCCGGAGGGGGCTCGATGCGCAGGTCGGGGGCATTGTTACGTTCTCATCATGTCGCCATGGAATCGCCATCACGTGGCATGACGAGGGTGGTCGTCATGACCCCGAAGACAAGCTCCCGCGTGCTTCCCCGTGCGATGTCCCGCGTGATTCCCCGTTCCCTCCGCCGTGCCGTCCCGGGCCCCACCGCCCGGCTGCGCCTGACCGCCCTCGCCGTGCTCCCCGTCCTGGCCTTCTCCGCGGCGTGCGGCAGCGGTGACGACAGCGCCGGTGGTGCCGGGAAGAACGACGAGATCGCCTCGGTGCCGGAGACCACCACCGTCCCGCCGTCCGAGCGGAACGACACCACCCCGAGCGCCCGGCCCGCCGGGAAGAGCGCCTTCTACGACGCCCAGCTGGACTACGTCCGGTGCATGCGCGTCAAGGGCGGCTACGAGGACTTCCCCGACCCCAAGCTCAGCGGGCACCTCGACTGGGGGAAGGTCGAGGAGATCTCCTCCCGGCCCGGCCAGATGGAGGCCGCCAAGGGCGGCAGGAACGGCGTCTGCGTCGACGAGCTCCAGAAGGTCATGCTGGCCGAGCCCGAGCGCAACCAGCAGAAGGACTACGAGTCGATGCTGGAGCACGCCCAGTGCATGCGGGACAACGGCGTCTCCCGGTTCACCAACCCCACGATGAGCGGCGGCAACGCCCAGCCGGGCGGCGACCCCAACCCGGCGTCCCCGGCCATCGACAGCGACTCACCGGTGTACAAGCAGGCCCGCCAGGCGTGCAAGTCGAAGCTGCTCGACGGTCTGGACGGCATGCAGTGAAGCGCCGCACCGCTTTCCGTACGCTCGGCGCGGTGACGGTCGCCGCCGCGGTCACCGGGGGAGTCGTCCTCCTCGGCGACGTCGGACTCCTCGACGGGGCCGCGGGCGGCTCCGGTACCGACGGGAAGGGCGGCGATCCGCCGCCCGCCACCGCGACCGTCGTACGGACCGACCTCGTCCGGTCCAAGACCGTCGACGGCAGGCTCGACTTCGCGCAGCGCCGCCCCGTCAAGTCCGCCGTCGACGGCACCGTCACGGTCGCCGCCACCGAGGGCGCGACGCCGACCCGGGGGCAGGCCCTGTACGAGCTGAACGACAAGCCCGTCACCCTCCTCTACGGCCCCGTCCCGATGTTCCGCGAGATGAGGACGGGCGACCGGGGCAGCGATGTACTCCAACTGGAGCGGAACCTCCGCGACTTGGGATACGGAGCGGGGCTCTACGTCGACACGCGCTACGACAGGGACACCGAGACGGCGGTCAAGCGGTGGCAGAAGTCCCTGAACCGTGAGCCCACCG is a window encoding:
- a CDS encoding 4'-phosphopantetheinyl transferase superfamily protein, whose translation is MTLEITPVRVLRAGDTPHSDVPPVADGTMALWLLPLAEDPGAPALLDAEERRRWQALIRADHRARYLAAHGGLRRLLGHYLGVRADKVEFFREDCPVCAGPHGRPAVRGGGFHFSLSHSGDLALVGIAATPVGVDVEEHPEAEVSDLVADSLHPREREEFARLPAEDRPAAFAQCWARKEAYLKGTGEGLAGGLDRTYMGMGPEPATVPGWSLADVRVAPAYAAAVAVAVAER
- the rox gene encoding rifampin monooxygenase, giving the protein MCDVIVVGSGPTGLMLAGELRLHGVDVLVLDKEAEPTRQSRAQGLHVRSIEVMAQRGLLERFLGLGNQIAVGGFFAGLGKTWPEGMDTAHSYVLAIPQQVTERLLTEHATEVGTEIRRGCEVVGLSQDADGVTVELADGEELRARYVVGCDGGRSAVRKLLGVAFPGEPSRVETLLGEMELTVSQEELTAVMTEVRKTQLRFGAMPLGDGVFRVVVPAEGVAEDRSTAPTLDEFKEQLRAIAGTDFGAHSPRWLSRFGDATRQAERYRVDRVFLAGDAAHIHPPTGGQGLNLGIQDAFNLGWKLAAAVAGWAPEGLLDSYHAERHPVATDVLDNTRAQIQLMSTEPGAQAVRRLLAELVEFEDVNRYLIEKITAISVRYDFGEGNELLGKRMRDLELKQGRLYERMHEGRGLLLDQTGRLSVEGWADRVDHVVQVSGELDVPAVLLRPDGHVAWVGEDQQELLEHLPTWFGAATG
- a CDS encoding amidase; this encodes MTTFEERATVHAFRDDALGEHDAVGLAAAIRRGEVSAAEVARDAAARVREVEDRLHAVQVYIDAPSFATGPGAFAGVPTFVKDNTDYLGLPTGHGSAAFTPRLARRHAPFTRQLLSSGVTVLGKTRLPEFGFSPATEYEAAEPVRNPWNTGCSAGGSSGGSAALVAAGAVPIAHANDGGGSIRIPAACCGLVGLKPTRGRVVTNPQSRQLPLDIVSDGIVSRSVRDTAAFLAAAETHWRNPKLPPLGLVEGPSERRLRVGFLIDSPNGVHADPATRAAVMDTVATLERLGHTVEPVELRLDPRFTDDFLTYWGMLSFLIGVTGRTFGPDFDRHRMDGLSRGLREDYVKSWRRTPGVLRRLKRTREAYAAAFRGLDLVLTPVLAHTTPRIGHLSPTVPYATLVERILAYVAFTPVNNVVGTPSISVPAASATEDGLPIGVMFSGRPGSERTLLDVAYALEADRPFRRIQDV
- a CDS encoding plasmid stabilization protein; this translates as MPRGSSPKRERQYEHIKESAEERGESEKRAKEIAARTVNKERARHGEAETSSRLSREDMSSGERGGRRSHSGAQGRTYDQLYEEAKRRHIDGRSKMNKAQLLRALGGDG
- a CDS encoding DUF6328 family protein, yielding MTDRETGRGLAEGRPDGQESMRGGGETARGGEETARRGAGDVRGDEDGTRAGGKAARGRDETADERADRQWQDLMQEIRVVQTGVQILLGFLLTVVFTPRYESLGSADKAIYILTVVLGSLATGALIGPVSFHRLVAGRRIKPAAVMWASRLTFIGILLLVATLTSALILILRVATDNAIVPWLVAGVLVWYLLCWFALPLWARTRHTAKKQE
- a CDS encoding STAS domain-containing protein, producing MPRDATGTGDAGLGGPRLTAGVRWSGATAVVTVAGELDRDTQEPLRTALTEALDRHPERTVVDCGRLTFCDSTGLNLLLTTRLDAMESGSRLELAALRPPVARAFDITGVVAVFTVYDELPADLAEEEHP
- a CDS encoding ATP-binding protein, with translation MSEPVRSRGQIRRLVLRSGESVVARCRDFCRVALTDWDWPGPPEGTGLTAEERDFAIEDVLLIVSEAVTNACLHAGGPTELVIRLAPAEPRSDDTETGAETGTAGDLRIEVNDRSSRIPVFRPRGAPGQPGGNGLIVIDRLARAWGAVPREAGKSFWVEVAAPVPANGPALDPEPSRAASGRGGPRGGDGATLDGGP
- a CDS encoding SigB/SigF/SigG family RNA polymerase sigma factor, with product MSNHRTTTVRSRDQAVSRDRHSLPSDRRPVRHGPEPPAGLPEIADPLAVSTSDARLLSSALFERLSVLEEGTADYSYVRNTLVELNLSLVKYAATRFRHSNESWEDIVQVGTVGLIKAINRFDPERGNEFMSFALPTVLGEIRRHLRDTSWSVHVPRRLQELRLDLAKANDALEQELGRPPTAAELGDRLHITEAELCEGRVAANGFSSRSLDVPVDDEDGGPGMLARCLGSEDDSFEKIENLEALKPLVAALSSRDRAILALRFGDELTQAEIGERLGLSQMHVSRLLSRILGGLRTALTADEPPTATVPTVATTSAPHR
- a CDS encoding ATP-binding protein; amino-acid sequence: MTTGHRTEQPPPDGIRPPVPHDAAEARARVAAVLEVAAAGERGPQSTTAVGDALLVTSELVTNALRHAGGLTGFAVELHQGAVTITVADASDELPHTGDGRGADGVADRASGLTEGGFGWSLVRLLAQEIRLSLPPEGGKIIEVRLPLH